Proteins encoded together in one Corvus hawaiiensis isolate bCorHaw1 chromosome 15, bCorHaw1.pri.cur, whole genome shotgun sequence window:
- the MGAT4B gene encoding alpha-1,3-mannosyl-glycoprotein 4-beta-N-acetylglucosaminyltransferase B isoform X2 — protein MECKYGPWQGDVVDIYQREFLVLRDRLHAAEQESLKRSKELNLVLEEIKRALSEKQALRDINRTWSSLSDETKLKLWNITNKNVLHLPTIFHHLPHLLSKENSLQPAVHVGQGRTGVSVVMGIPSVKREVHSYLTDTLNSLISELTQQEKEDSVIVVLIAETDPQYTAGVAENIKNLFPKEIHSGLLEVISPSPHFYPDFSHLRESFGDPKERVRWRTKQNLDYCFLMMYAQSKGIYYVQLEDDIVAKPNYLSTMKNFALQQPSEEWMILEFSQLGFIGKMFKSLDLSLIVEFILMFYKDKPIDWLLDHILWVKVCNPEKDAKHCDRQKANLRIRFKPSLFQHVGTHSSLAGKIQKLKDKDFGKQALRKEHVNPPAEVSTSLKTYQHFTLEKAYLREDFFWAFTPTAGDFIRFRFFKPLRIERFFFRSGNIEHPEDKLFNTTVEVLPFDSLQSDKEALQEGRGTVVKYRRTADGYIQIGSFSKGIAEGEVDPSFGPLEAIRLSIQTDSPVWIILSEIFIKKAE, from the exons ATGGAGTGCAAGTATGGGCCCTGGCAAG GTGACGTTGTGGACATCTACCAGCGGGAGTTCCTCGTGCTCCGGGACCGGCTGCACGCAGCCGAGCAGGAGAGCCTGAAGCGCTCCAAGGAGCTCAACCTGGTCCTGGAGGAGATCAAGAGAGCGCTGTCGGAGAAGCAGGCCCTGCGGGATATAAACCGGACCTGGAGCAGCTTATCTG acgAAACCAAGTTAAAACTGTGGAATATCACCAACAAGAATGTGCTGCACCTTCCCACCATCTTCCATCATTTGCCACATTTGCTGTCAAAGGAGAACAGTCTGCAGCCAGCCGTGCATGTGGGACAGGGGCGCACTGGAG TGTCCGTCGTGATGGGAATCCCCAGCGTGAAGCGGGAGGTGCATTCCTACCTCACCGACACCCTCAACTCCCTCATCTCAGAGCTCacgcagcaggagaaggaggactCCGTCATCGTTGTCCTCATTGCCGAG acaGATCCGCAGTACACAGCTGGAGTGGCAGAAAATATCAAAAACTT ATTCCCAAAGGAAATACACTCAGGTCTCCTGGAGGTAATTTCCCCATCTCCACATTTCTATCCTGATTTCTCCCACCTGCGGGAATCCTTTGGGGACCCCAAGGAAAGAGTCAG GTGGAGGACAAAGCAGAACCTGGACTACTGCTTTTTAATGATGTATGCCCAGTCCAAAGGCATTTATTATGTGCAG CTGGAGGATGATATTGTGGCCAAACCAAACTATCTCAGCACAATGAAGAACTTTGCCTTGCAGCAGCCCTCTGAGGAGTGGATGATCCTGGAGTTCTCTCAGCTGGGGTTCATTG GAAAAATGTTCAAGTCTCTGGATCTGAGCTTGATTGTGGAATTCATCCTGATGTTCTATAAGGACAAACCCATTGACTGGCTGCTGGATCACATCCTCTGGGTGAAAGTCTGCAACCCTGAGAAAGATGCA AAACACTGCGACAGGCAAAAGGCAAACCTGAGGATCCGCTTCAAGCCCTCGCTCTTCCAGCATGTGGGAACCCACTCCTCCTTGGCTGGGAAGATACAGAAGCTGAAG GACAAGGACTTTGGAAAACAGGCACTGCGGAAAGAGCATGTCAACCCTCCTGCTGAGGTGAGCACCAGCCTGAAAACCTACCAGCACTTCACCTTGGAGAAGGCTTACCTGCGGGAGGACTTCTTCTGGGCCTTCACTCCCACTGCTGGAGACTTCATCCGATTCCGATTCTTCAAACCGCTCCGTATCGAAAG GTTCTTCTTCCGCAGCGGGAACATCGAGCACCCAGAAGACAAACTCTTCAACACGACCGTGGAGGTTCTGCCGTTTGAC AGCCTGCAGTCAGATAAGGAAGCCTTGCAGGAGGGAAGAGGCACAGTCGTCAAATACCGCAGGACAGCGGATGGCTACATCCAGATAG GCTCATTCTCCAAGGGCATCGCAGAGGGCGAGGTGGACCCATCTTTCGGGCCGCTGGAGGCCATCAGGCTGTCCATCCAGACCGActccccggtgtggatcatCCTGAGCGAG atttttatCAAAAAAGCAGAGTGA
- the MGAT4B gene encoding alpha-1,3-mannosyl-glycoprotein 4-beta-N-acetylglucosaminyltransferase B isoform X3 has product MRLRSGTALTLLLGCLCALLSLSWYGAFGGHKGDVVDIYQREFLVLRDRLHAAEQESLKRSKELNLVLEEIKRALSEKQALRDINRTWSSLSVSVVMGIPSVKREVHSYLTDTLNSLISELTQQEKEDSVIVVLIAETDPQYTAGVAENIKNLFPKEIHSGLLEVISPSPHFYPDFSHLRESFGDPKERVRWRTKQNLDYCFLMMYAQSKGIYYVQLEDDIVAKPNYLSTMKNFALQQPSEEWMILEFSQLGFIGKMFKSLDLSLIVEFILMFYKDKPIDWLLDHILWVKVCNPEKDAKHCDRQKANLRIRFKPSLFQHVGTHSSLAGKIQKLKDKDFGKQALRKEHVNPPAEVSTSLKTYQHFTLEKAYLREDFFWAFTPTAGDFIRFRFFKPLRIERFFFRSGNIEHPEDKLFNTTVEVLPFDSLQSDKEALQEGRGTVVKYRRTADGYIQIGSFSKGIAEGEVDPSFGPLEAIRLSIQTDSPVWIILSEIFIKKAE; this is encoded by the exons GTGACGTTGTGGACATCTACCAGCGGGAGTTCCTCGTGCTCCGGGACCGGCTGCACGCAGCCGAGCAGGAGAGCCTGAAGCGCTCCAAGGAGCTCAACCTGGTCCTGGAGGAGATCAAGAGAGCGCTGTCGGAGAAGCAGGCCCTGCGGGATATAAACCGGACCTGGAGCAGCTTATCTG TGTCCGTCGTGATGGGAATCCCCAGCGTGAAGCGGGAGGTGCATTCCTACCTCACCGACACCCTCAACTCCCTCATCTCAGAGCTCacgcagcaggagaaggaggactCCGTCATCGTTGTCCTCATTGCCGAG acaGATCCGCAGTACACAGCTGGAGTGGCAGAAAATATCAAAAACTT ATTCCCAAAGGAAATACACTCAGGTCTCCTGGAGGTAATTTCCCCATCTCCACATTTCTATCCTGATTTCTCCCACCTGCGGGAATCCTTTGGGGACCCCAAGGAAAGAGTCAG GTGGAGGACAAAGCAGAACCTGGACTACTGCTTTTTAATGATGTATGCCCAGTCCAAAGGCATTTATTATGTGCAG CTGGAGGATGATATTGTGGCCAAACCAAACTATCTCAGCACAATGAAGAACTTTGCCTTGCAGCAGCCCTCTGAGGAGTGGATGATCCTGGAGTTCTCTCAGCTGGGGTTCATTG GAAAAATGTTCAAGTCTCTGGATCTGAGCTTGATTGTGGAATTCATCCTGATGTTCTATAAGGACAAACCCATTGACTGGCTGCTGGATCACATCCTCTGGGTGAAAGTCTGCAACCCTGAGAAAGATGCA AAACACTGCGACAGGCAAAAGGCAAACCTGAGGATCCGCTTCAAGCCCTCGCTCTTCCAGCATGTGGGAACCCACTCCTCCTTGGCTGGGAAGATACAGAAGCTGAAG GACAAGGACTTTGGAAAACAGGCACTGCGGAAAGAGCATGTCAACCCTCCTGCTGAGGTGAGCACCAGCCTGAAAACCTACCAGCACTTCACCTTGGAGAAGGCTTACCTGCGGGAGGACTTCTTCTGGGCCTTCACTCCCACTGCTGGAGACTTCATCCGATTCCGATTCTTCAAACCGCTCCGTATCGAAAG GTTCTTCTTCCGCAGCGGGAACATCGAGCACCCAGAAGACAAACTCTTCAACACGACCGTGGAGGTTCTGCCGTTTGAC AGCCTGCAGTCAGATAAGGAAGCCTTGCAGGAGGGAAGAGGCACAGTCGTCAAATACCGCAGGACAGCGGATGGCTACATCCAGATAG GCTCATTCTCCAAGGGCATCGCAGAGGGCGAGGTGGACCCATCTTTCGGGCCGCTGGAGGCCATCAGGCTGTCCATCCAGACCGActccccggtgtggatcatCCTGAGCGAG atttttatCAAAAAAGCAGAGTGA
- the MGAT4B gene encoding alpha-1,3-mannosyl-glycoprotein 4-beta-N-acetylglucosaminyltransferase B isoform X1, producing MRLRSGTALTLLLGCLCALLSLSWYGAFGGHKGDVVDIYQREFLVLRDRLHAAEQESLKRSKELNLVLEEIKRALSEKQALRDINRTWSSLSDETKLKLWNITNKNVLHLPTIFHHLPHLLSKENSLQPAVHVGQGRTGVSVVMGIPSVKREVHSYLTDTLNSLISELTQQEKEDSVIVVLIAETDPQYTAGVAENIKNLFPKEIHSGLLEVISPSPHFYPDFSHLRESFGDPKERVRWRTKQNLDYCFLMMYAQSKGIYYVQLEDDIVAKPNYLSTMKNFALQQPSEEWMILEFSQLGFIGKMFKSLDLSLIVEFILMFYKDKPIDWLLDHILWVKVCNPEKDAKHCDRQKANLRIRFKPSLFQHVGTHSSLAGKIQKLKDKDFGKQALRKEHVNPPAEVSTSLKTYQHFTLEKAYLREDFFWAFTPTAGDFIRFRFFKPLRIERFFFRSGNIEHPEDKLFNTTVEVLPFDSLQSDKEALQEGRGTVVKYRRTADGYIQIGSFSKGIAEGEVDPSFGPLEAIRLSIQTDSPVWIILSEIFIKKAE from the exons GTGACGTTGTGGACATCTACCAGCGGGAGTTCCTCGTGCTCCGGGACCGGCTGCACGCAGCCGAGCAGGAGAGCCTGAAGCGCTCCAAGGAGCTCAACCTGGTCCTGGAGGAGATCAAGAGAGCGCTGTCGGAGAAGCAGGCCCTGCGGGATATAAACCGGACCTGGAGCAGCTTATCTG acgAAACCAAGTTAAAACTGTGGAATATCACCAACAAGAATGTGCTGCACCTTCCCACCATCTTCCATCATTTGCCACATTTGCTGTCAAAGGAGAACAGTCTGCAGCCAGCCGTGCATGTGGGACAGGGGCGCACTGGAG TGTCCGTCGTGATGGGAATCCCCAGCGTGAAGCGGGAGGTGCATTCCTACCTCACCGACACCCTCAACTCCCTCATCTCAGAGCTCacgcagcaggagaaggaggactCCGTCATCGTTGTCCTCATTGCCGAG acaGATCCGCAGTACACAGCTGGAGTGGCAGAAAATATCAAAAACTT ATTCCCAAAGGAAATACACTCAGGTCTCCTGGAGGTAATTTCCCCATCTCCACATTTCTATCCTGATTTCTCCCACCTGCGGGAATCCTTTGGGGACCCCAAGGAAAGAGTCAG GTGGAGGACAAAGCAGAACCTGGACTACTGCTTTTTAATGATGTATGCCCAGTCCAAAGGCATTTATTATGTGCAG CTGGAGGATGATATTGTGGCCAAACCAAACTATCTCAGCACAATGAAGAACTTTGCCTTGCAGCAGCCCTCTGAGGAGTGGATGATCCTGGAGTTCTCTCAGCTGGGGTTCATTG GAAAAATGTTCAAGTCTCTGGATCTGAGCTTGATTGTGGAATTCATCCTGATGTTCTATAAGGACAAACCCATTGACTGGCTGCTGGATCACATCCTCTGGGTGAAAGTCTGCAACCCTGAGAAAGATGCA AAACACTGCGACAGGCAAAAGGCAAACCTGAGGATCCGCTTCAAGCCCTCGCTCTTCCAGCATGTGGGAACCCACTCCTCCTTGGCTGGGAAGATACAGAAGCTGAAG GACAAGGACTTTGGAAAACAGGCACTGCGGAAAGAGCATGTCAACCCTCCTGCTGAGGTGAGCACCAGCCTGAAAACCTACCAGCACTTCACCTTGGAGAAGGCTTACCTGCGGGAGGACTTCTTCTGGGCCTTCACTCCCACTGCTGGAGACTTCATCCGATTCCGATTCTTCAAACCGCTCCGTATCGAAAG GTTCTTCTTCCGCAGCGGGAACATCGAGCACCCAGAAGACAAACTCTTCAACACGACCGTGGAGGTTCTGCCGTTTGAC AGCCTGCAGTCAGATAAGGAAGCCTTGCAGGAGGGAAGAGGCACAGTCGTCAAATACCGCAGGACAGCGGATGGCTACATCCAGATAG GCTCATTCTCCAAGGGCATCGCAGAGGGCGAGGTGGACCCATCTTTCGGGCCGCTGGAGGCCATCAGGCTGTCCATCCAGACCGActccccggtgtggatcatCCTGAGCGAG atttttatCAAAAAAGCAGAGTGA
- the LOC125333739 gene encoding leukotriene C4 synthase-like — MRDQIDLLAMVTVLGVLEQAYFAMQVIYTRRKYRISPPETTGHPEFERTFRAQANCSEYFPIFISLLWVAGIFFHQGVTAACGLLYLYARLKYFQGYTVAAQGRLAPLYASAWLLWLLLGLALAGLLAHFLRPSSSSWMSALAWPLQLRSAW; from the exons ATGAGAGATCAGATAGACCTGCTGGCCATGGTCACAGTTCTGGGAGTCCTGGAGCAAG CCTATTTTGCAATGCAGGTGATCTACACCCGTCGGAAGTACAGGATTTCCCCTCCTGAAACAACAGGTCACCCTGAATTTGAGCGGACCTTCAGAGCTCA GGCAAACTGCTCAGAGTACTTCCCAATCTTCATTTCACTCCTCTGGGTTGCTGGAATCTTCTTCCATCAAG GTGTGACTGCGGCGTGTGGGCTGTTGTACCTCTACGCCCGCCTCAAGTACTTCCAGGGATACACCGTGGCTGCACAGGGACG GTTGGCACCACTGTATGCCAGTgcctggctgctctggctgctgctgggtctGGCGCTGGCCGGGCTCCTGGCACACTTCCTGCggcccagctcctcctcatgGATGTCAGCACTGGCCTGGCCTCTCCAGCTACGCAGTGCCTGGTGA